The following proteins are encoded in a genomic region of Sorangiineae bacterium MSr12523:
- a CDS encoding C39 family peptidase: protein MRTKFTLLVGIVLGCSPIGCATESAEPETGVQESQAQAAFVLDVPYVAQNPELPRGCEVTALTMLLRYAGIDGADKMTLAEQVEKVPYLEDGFHGNPYDGFVGDMYTFEKPGYGVYHGPVARLAERYLPNEIVDLTGANFDTLLTKHVARGRPVWVINNALWRKLADSEFETWHTRTGDIRITWEEHSVVITGFDANNVYINDPLDPSNGKNKRLNRKNFREAWEQLGRQAITYYSGK from the coding sequence ATGCGCACCAAGTTCACGCTACTCGTGGGTATCGTTTTAGGTTGTTCCCCAATCGGCTGCGCGACGGAGAGCGCCGAGCCGGAAACGGGCGTGCAGGAATCGCAGGCGCAAGCTGCGTTCGTGCTCGACGTGCCGTACGTCGCACAGAATCCCGAGTTGCCGCGCGGCTGTGAGGTGACCGCGCTGACCATGCTGCTTCGATATGCCGGCATCGACGGTGCCGACAAAATGACCTTGGCGGAGCAGGTCGAAAAGGTTCCCTACTTGGAAGACGGCTTCCATGGGAATCCGTACGACGGTTTCGTCGGCGACATGTATACTTTCGAGAAGCCCGGATATGGCGTTTACCACGGTCCGGTGGCGCGCCTTGCCGAGCGGTATTTGCCCAACGAGATTGTGGACCTGACGGGGGCGAACTTCGACACGCTCCTCACGAAGCACGTGGCGAGGGGACGGCCGGTGTGGGTCATCAACAACGCGCTCTGGAGGAAGCTCGCCGACTCCGAATTCGAGACATGGCACACGCGCACGGGCGATATCCGGATTACCTGGGAGGAACACTCCGTGGTCATCACGGGCTTCGACGCGAACAATGTCTACATCAACGACCCGCTCGATCCGAGCAATGGCAAGAACAAGCGCCTCAATCGGAAGAACTTCCGCGAGGCCTGGGAGCAGCTGGGTCGTCAGGCCATCACGTATTATTCAGGCAAATGA
- the ftsZ gene encoding cell division protein FtsZ encodes MSFSIEFADEQQEYQARIKVIGCGGSGGNAVNTMINFGLEGVEFIVVNTDAQALNANFAPTKLNIGNNVTKGLGAGADPERGRKAALEDVQRIKELISGADMVFVTAGMGGGTGTGAAPVIAQLAREEGALTVGVVTKPFLFEGRQRARRAEVGLSGLAEHVDTLITIPNQKLLLLGDEDLTFIDAFRKADEVLYQAVKGISDLITQNGIVNVDFADVKTVMSERGRALMGTGIAKGQNRARMAAEMAITSPLLDDISVEGATGILINIVGGPDLKMREIQEAASLVQEQAHEDANIIFGSSIDESLGENVKVTVIATGFDVADRVLLQEAAARGQLSTPQPIPTHQLRDSSYNMRAPAYPTMRPQAPAYPEPQQHVPAVSRRAPAPQYAQTQPSAGQQSRLPMREQPDTRRDARWAEVPESRGRAERSSSFPAFETDWDVPAFQRKHGG; translated from the coding sequence ATGAGTTTCTCGATCGAGTTCGCGGACGAGCAGCAGGAGTACCAGGCGCGCATCAAAGTCATCGGCTGCGGCGGCTCCGGCGGGAACGCGGTCAACACCATGATCAACTTCGGCCTGGAGGGCGTGGAGTTCATCGTGGTGAACACCGACGCGCAGGCGCTGAACGCCAATTTCGCGCCCACCAAGCTGAACATCGGCAACAACGTGACCAAGGGTCTCGGTGCCGGTGCAGACCCCGAGCGCGGGCGCAAAGCCGCGCTGGAGGACGTGCAGCGGATCAAGGAATTGATCAGCGGCGCCGACATGGTTTTCGTCACCGCCGGCATGGGCGGCGGCACCGGCACGGGCGCAGCCCCGGTCATCGCGCAGCTTGCGCGTGAGGAAGGTGCGCTGACCGTCGGTGTGGTGACCAAGCCGTTCCTCTTCGAGGGACGCCAGCGCGCCCGCCGTGCGGAAGTCGGCCTTTCCGGGCTGGCCGAGCACGTCGATACGCTGATTACGATTCCGAATCAGAAATTGCTTTTGCTGGGCGACGAAGATCTTACCTTCATCGATGCATTCCGCAAGGCCGATGAAGTTCTTTATCAAGCCGTCAAAGGTATTAGCGATTTGATTACCCAAAACGGTATCGTCAACGTCGACTTTGCCGACGTGAAGACCGTGATGAGCGAGCGCGGTCGCGCCCTCATGGGTACCGGCATCGCCAAGGGGCAAAATCGCGCCCGCATGGCCGCCGAAATGGCCATTACCTCACCGCTGCTCGACGATATTTCCGTCGAGGGCGCGACGGGAATCCTGATCAACATCGTCGGCGGTCCCGACCTGAAGATGCGCGAAATCCAGGAGGCGGCCTCGCTCGTGCAAGAGCAGGCGCACGAGGACGCGAATATCATCTTCGGTTCGAGCATCGACGAGTCGCTCGGCGAGAACGTCAAGGTCACGGTCATCGCCACCGGCTTCGACGTGGCCGATCGCGTGCTCCTGCAGGAAGCTGCCGCCCGCGGCCAGCTTTCCACGCCGCAGCCCATTCCGACGCACCAGCTGCGCGACTCGAGCTACAACATGCGCGCGCCGGCCTATCCGACGATGCGCCCGCAGGCGCCCGCCTACCCCGAGCCGCAGCAGCACGTGCCCGCGGTCTCGCGCCGCGCGCCCGCTCCGCAGTACGCGCAGACGCAGCCCTCCGCGGGCCAGCAAAGCCGTCTGCCGATGCGCGAGCAGCCCGATACCCGTCGTGATGCGCGCTGGGCCGAAGTGCCCGAGTCGCGCGGTCGCGCCGAGCGCAGCTCGAGCTTCCCCGCCTTCGAGACGGATTGGGACGTGCCCGCCTTCCAGCGTAAGCACGGCGGCTAA